In one window of Zingiber officinale cultivar Zhangliang chromosome 11A, Zo_v1.1, whole genome shotgun sequence DNA:
- the LOC122031660 gene encoding uncharacterized protein LOC122031660, whose amino-acid sequence MVTERESEHAKQLAQPSLDQEAAAACRWRSAHYLRRLRCAFWCCGCLGAAVTVLGITVLALALTLFKVVKDPELTINSLSLAGSRFAVANGAVDDGVLSIFLFNFTFEADVSIKNPDVASFRFRSSATTFF is encoded by the coding sequence ATGGTAACCGAAAGGGAATCGGAGCATGCGAAGCAGCTTGCGCAGCCTTCGCTGGATCAGGAAGCGGCAGCGGCATGCCGGTGGCGCTCGGCCCATTACCTCCGCCGCCTCCGGTGCGCCTTCTGGTGCTGCGGGTGCCTTGGCGCGGCGGTGACCGTCCTCGGCATCACCGTCCTCGCCCTCGCCTTAACTCTCTTCAAGGTCGTCAAGGACCCCGAACTCACCATCAACTCCCTCTCCCTCGCCGGCTCCCGATTCGCGGTGGCCAACGGCGCCGTCGACGACGGCGTCCTCTCCATCTTCCTTTTCAACTTCACGTTCGAGGCCGACGTATCGATAAAGAACCCCGACGTAGCGTCGTTCCGGTTCAGGAGCAGCGCGACGACGTTTTTCTAA